The Desmonostoc muscorum LEGE 12446 genome includes a region encoding these proteins:
- the brxC gene encoding BREX system P-loop protein BrxC, with protein sequence MNIAELFQKDIHRNINGVIKVGQKDDENIRQELEEYVVTNELDRHFRIFFERYTNALSNPTDKMGVWISGFFGSGKSHFLKILSYLLANHQLETSRALDYFDEKRIPDPMLQALIAQAAHSSCDVILFNIDSKADANNKNHKESITKVFQKVFDEHLGYFGTVLPIAEFERQLDRQGKYAAFQQAFLAESGLEWKENRDAWGFHQDAIASALQTSTGMSAEAANRLLDFGEQNYTLSPEKFAGMVKQYLDSKGPQHRLIFMVDEVGQYIGEDSKLMLNLQTVVEDLGTYCLGKAWVVVTSQEAMDEITKNKIKGEDFSKIIGRFYRPLNLSSANTDEVIKLRLLGKTDAARAGLEALYSQKIPILRNQIAFTQDSADMPGYGNPQDFFTAYPFIPYQFNLLQKVFTQIRLMGSAGKHLASGERSLLDAFQVASQAVAGEPLGVLVPFHTFYMAVEGFLDSSINQVIIQAGRNPQLHSFDIDLLKTLFMVKYLKEIRANLDNLTTLSLSNIDQDKLALRQQVEAALGRLERQTLIQRNGDEYIFLTHEEQDIGREIKNTQVDSIKVLKELQQLVWDSIFTDKELRYSQRHKYPFNRKLDEQTFGQQTNDLTLHIVTPYAESYAAMQDDAFCIGTTGSRYEVLVRLPDNQRLLDDLNILIKTDEYLRLKNSSNLSPSIQRILIARGDENSKRRQELKVILEDLITRADVFACGSKLEIRSRDTKSLLNEGLSYLVGNVYQKLGYVASGFENEDQVSNALTRESQEQDINGQPVNVAAHSEMRAWLMEETRLRRLVSIKALVDKFAGRPYGWSEFDTLGVMAELANKGVIELRHAQGNVNLHDKGLVMQLRSRKEIDKYTVRLTDEINPANLKIAKDMASDLLNGNMSSDPQLLFEQYKNALIKRSQELEGWLIQAESGLPFAQLLRTNLDLLAELLSKDSAAKFFDTFRQRRDDIEEFIEDVQKLQSFFSTQIKLFQQARNDLKTLEPELRHISEPDLLRRVDLVKQILAMSDPTAKIPELAMLLLPVKDKVQEALKTQIYQVESKSKAMREKLAEYVTSAHQDISAQLDLSNITQDIDKVVTSVNQVISIDSAIARQSELENILPQLLEKVDRQANEIIERQSSNGSYSTATFIKPIVSVQVARVATKSLLETPQDVDVYLEALRNTLLDKIHQNHRVRIE encoded by the coding sequence ATGAATATCGCCGAACTCTTCCAAAAGGACATTCACCGTAATATCAATGGCGTTATTAAAGTTGGGCAGAAGGACGACGAGAATATTCGTCAAGAATTGGAAGAGTATGTCGTTACCAATGAACTGGATAGGCACTTTCGGATATTTTTTGAACGCTACACTAACGCCCTAAGCAATCCTACGGATAAGATGGGTGTATGGATTTCTGGATTTTTTGGCTCAGGGAAATCTCACTTTTTGAAGATTTTGTCATACCTATTGGCTAATCATCAACTGGAAACTAGCCGCGCCTTGGATTATTTTGATGAAAAACGCATACCCGATCCGATGTTGCAAGCCTTGATAGCACAAGCAGCACATAGTTCTTGCGATGTGATTTTATTCAATATTGACTCCAAAGCTGATGCCAATAATAAAAACCATAAAGAAAGTATTACCAAAGTCTTTCAAAAGGTATTTGACGAGCATTTGGGGTACTTTGGGACAGTTCTTCCCATTGCTGAGTTTGAACGTCAACTAGATCGCCAAGGTAAATATGCAGCTTTTCAGCAAGCTTTCTTGGCAGAGAGTGGCTTGGAATGGAAGGAAAACCGAGATGCTTGGGGTTTTCATCAAGATGCGATCGCTAGTGCTTTACAAACTAGCACGGGCATGAGTGCAGAAGCGGCTAACCGCTTACTAGATTTCGGCGAACAAAATTACACTCTGAGTCCAGAAAAGTTTGCTGGCATGGTAAAGCAGTATCTGGATAGTAAAGGGCCGCAACATCGCCTAATTTTTATGGTGGATGAGGTAGGACAGTATATCGGTGAAGACAGCAAACTGATGCTGAACTTACAGACTGTTGTGGAAGATTTGGGTACTTACTGTTTGGGAAAAGCTTGGGTGGTGGTGACATCCCAAGAGGCAATGGATGAGATTACCAAAAACAAGATTAAAGGCGAGGATTTTTCTAAGATTATTGGTCGTTTTTATCGCCCACTGAATTTGTCTTCTGCTAATACCGATGAGGTAATTAAGTTACGTTTGCTGGGCAAAACTGATGCAGCGCGGGCTGGGTTGGAAGCTTTATATAGCCAGAAGATTCCTATTCTAAGAAACCAAATTGCCTTTACTCAGGACAGCGCCGATATGCCGGGATATGGCAATCCTCAAGATTTCTTTACCGCCTATCCCTTTATTCCCTATCAGTTTAATCTGTTACAAAAGGTTTTTACTCAAATTCGCCTCATGGGTTCTGCTGGCAAGCACCTGGCATCAGGAGAGCGATCGCTATTAGATGCTTTTCAGGTTGCATCCCAAGCGGTAGCTGGAGAACCTCTTGGTGTGCTGGTTCCGTTTCACACCTTTTACATGGCAGTAGAAGGCTTTTTGGATAGTTCGATCAACCAAGTTATTATTCAAGCGGGTCGGAATCCGCAATTACATTCTTTTGACATTGACCTATTGAAGACCCTGTTCATGGTCAAGTACCTGAAAGAAATTCGGGCTAATTTGGATAACTTAACTACTCTTAGCCTAAGTAATATTGACCAGGACAAATTGGCATTGCGGCAGCAGGTAGAAGCAGCTTTGGGGCGCTTGGAACGTCAAACTCTTATCCAGCGTAATGGCGATGAATATATTTTCTTGACCCATGAGGAGCAAGATATTGGCAGAGAAATCAAAAATACTCAAGTTGATTCAATCAAAGTTCTCAAAGAATTGCAACAGCTTGTCTGGGATTCAATTTTTACTGACAAGGAACTACGATACAGCCAGCGTCATAAGTATCCATTTAACCGCAAGCTGGATGAACAAACTTTTGGGCAGCAAACTAACGACCTCACCCTGCATATTGTTACCCCTTATGCCGAAAGTTACGCTGCTATGCAGGATGATGCTTTCTGCATTGGCACTACGGGATCTCGTTATGAAGTCTTGGTGCGATTGCCTGATAACCAGCGTCTACTGGATGATCTCAATATTTTAATCAAAACAGACGAGTACTTGCGTCTGAAAAATAGCAGCAACCTCAGTCCTAGTATCCAGAGAATTTTAATTGCACGGGGAGACGAGAATAGCAAACGCCGTCAGGAATTGAAAGTTATCCTAGAGGATTTGATTACTCGTGCTGATGTATTTGCCTGTGGTAGCAAGCTAGAAATTCGCAGTCGAGACACTAAAAGCTTATTGAATGAAGGTTTGAGCTATTTGGTAGGTAATGTGTATCAAAAGCTCGGTTACGTGGCTAGTGGTTTTGAAAACGAAGATCAGGTAAGCAATGCCCTAACTCGTGAGAGTCAAGAACAAGATATTAACGGACAGCCTGTTAATGTAGCTGCTCATAGTGAAATGCGAGCTTGGTTAATGGAAGAAACCCGCCTTCGCCGCCTTGTCAGCATTAAGGCATTGGTAGACAAGTTTGCAGGCCGTCCTTATGGGTGGTCGGAATTTGACACTTTGGGGGTGATGGCGGAACTTGCTAACAAGGGTGTAATAGAACTGCGACACGCTCAAGGCAACGTTAATCTGCACGATAAAGGCTTAGTAATGCAGTTGCGATCGCGCAAAGAAATAGATAAATATACCGTCCGCCTTACCGATGAAATTAACCCAGCAAACTTGAAGATTGCCAAAGACATGGCCAGCGACTTACTCAATGGCAATATGTCTAGCGATCCACAGTTACTATTTGAACAATACAAAAATGCCCTAATAAAACGCTCTCAAGAACTAGAAGGTTGGTTAATCCAAGCAGAAAGTGGGCTTCCCTTCGCTCAATTACTGCGTACTAACTTAGATTTGCTGGCTGAATTGTTAAGCAAGGACAGTGCGGCTAAGTTTTTCGACACATTTCGTCAGCGACGGGATGATATAGAAGAATTTATTGAAGATGTGCAAAAGCTACAATCCTTCTTCAGTACACAAATTAAGCTGTTCCAGCAAGCTCGTAATGACCTGAAAACTTTAGAACCAGAACTACGCCATATTAGTGAGCCAGATTTACTCAGGCGGGTGGATTTAGTTAAGCAAATTTTGGCTATGTCTGACCCTACTGCCAAGATTCCAGAATTAGCAATGTTACTCCTACCTGTCAAAGATAAGGTGCAGGAAGCGCTAAAAACTCAAATTTATCAGGTTGAGAGTAAAAGCAAGGCAATGCGGGAGAAATTAGCTGAGTATGTAACTTCCGCTCACCAAGACATTTCTGCACAGCTTGACCTTAGCAATATCACTCAAGATATCGATAAAGTTGTCACCTCAGTTAACCAGGTAATAAGTATCGATTCTGCGATCGCACGTCAGAGTGAACTAGAAAACATTCTCCCACAATTGCTGGAAAAAGTAGATCGGCAAGCCAATGAAATCATCGAGCGTCAATCGAGCAATGGCAGTTATAGTACAGCAACGTTTATCAAACCTATCGTATCGGTGCAGGTAGCAAGAGTTGCAACTAAGTCGCTACTGGAAACACCCCAAGATGTTGATGTTTATTTAGAGGCTTTACGGAATACTCTACTGGATAAGATTCACCAAAACCATCGCGTCCGTATTGAATAA
- a CDS encoding DUF1788 domain-containing protein translates to MPTLTINQRLDALLPKLQDARLLSNRGIGNEIGFYIFDYDAEYEPLVQRYVDRLKPQLTSSPIQLILLEIDLYKTILDILSERGVLKKAFELEATKGNAALAKTIAPLVRPDQVIAYIQKKLRGDEQLVIMTGVGASWPLLRSHSILNNLHPVLDKIPLVMFFPGSYDGHELRLFDTFKDDNYYRAFPLIPHQQHHL, encoded by the coding sequence ATGCCCACATTGACCATTAATCAGCGCCTTGATGCACTGCTACCAAAGCTGCAAGATGCACGCCTGCTGAGTAACCGTGGCATTGGTAACGAAATTGGCTTTTATATTTTTGATTATGACGCTGAATATGAACCACTGGTACAACGCTACGTCGATCGCCTGAAGCCGCAATTGACGAGTTCACCGATCCAGCTTATTTTGCTGGAAATCGACCTTTACAAGACTATTCTCGACATCTTGTCAGAACGAGGGGTACTCAAAAAAGCTTTTGAGTTGGAAGCAACTAAAGGAAATGCTGCGCTGGCTAAAACCATTGCGCCCCTTGTCCGGCCTGACCAAGTTATTGCCTACATCCAAAAAAAACTTAGGGGTGATGAACAGCTTGTAATCATGACTGGAGTTGGTGCTAGCTGGCCTCTTTTGCGATCGCACAGTATTCTCAACAACCTACACCCAGTACTTGACAAAATCCCCCTAGTGATGTTTTTCCCTGGTTCTTACGATGGGCACGAACTACGCCTATTCGACACCTTTAAGGATGACAACTACTATCGGGCCTTCCCTCTGATTCCCCACCAACAACACCACCTATGA
- a CDS encoding MerR family transcriptional regulator — protein MEEKFYTSTEAAEITNCSRRQLQYWRDKDVVIPTVNTTGKGRNVYYSVADLLTLTVMHYLLSVGLSFEVCREALAMLQDKEPWLFEEFVSKKKMRRLMLISNASGQKYLTLAEFDKEAALEALCQGQTVIPFWCDRIHEVLHQNLKRFSE, from the coding sequence ATGGAAGAAAAATTCTACACAAGCACAGAAGCTGCTGAAATTACTAATTGTTCCCGTCGTCAATTACAGTATTGGCGAGATAAAGATGTTGTTATACCAACTGTGAATACCACAGGCAAGGGACGTAATGTTTACTACTCCGTAGCTGACCTGTTGACGCTAACTGTGATGCATTATTTATTGTCTGTTGGCTTAAGCTTTGAAGTTTGCCGGGAAGCTTTGGCTATGTTGCAAGATAAGGAGCCTTGGCTGTTTGAGGAATTTGTGTCTAAAAAAAAGATGAGGCGACTGATGCTGATATCTAACGCCTCTGGGCAAAAGTATTTAACATTAGCAGAATTTGATAAAGAGGCAGCGCTAGAAGCTCTTTGTCAAGGGCAAACTGTGATTCCCTTTTGGTGCGATCGCATTCACGAAGTCTTACACCAAAACCTCAAACGCTTTAGCGAGTAA
- a CDS encoding DUF1636 domain-containing protein, which produces MTATINISTINDCGVPDHALFVCKTCASVWQDGKRLPGSGGEQLLQQLQQLAQDWDLRDEFPIQEVECMSACNRSCVVAFAAKGKITYLFGDLAVDGSASAVLECASQYYGKRNGLLPWSERPQPLKNGILAKIPSL; this is translated from the coding sequence ATGACTGCGACTATAAATATTTCCACAATTAATGACTGTGGTGTTCCTGACCACGCTTTATTTGTTTGCAAAACCTGTGCCAGCGTTTGGCAAGATGGAAAACGTTTACCTGGAAGTGGTGGCGAACAGCTACTACAGCAACTTCAGCAACTGGCACAAGATTGGGACTTGCGAGATGAATTCCCAATTCAAGAGGTTGAATGCATGAGTGCTTGTAATCGTTCCTGTGTAGTTGCCTTTGCTGCCAAAGGCAAAATAACATATTTATTTGGCGATTTAGCTGTTGATGGCAGTGCATCTGCGGTACTGGAGTGTGCTAGCCAATACTATGGCAAACGAAATGGTTTACTGCCTTGGTCAGAGCGTCCACAGCCTCTGAAAAATGGCATTTTGGCAAAAATACCATCTTTATGA
- a CDS encoding cobalt-precorrin-6A reductase, with protein sequence MRVLILGGTGDAAELAAKLASMEGVEIITSLAGRTRQPLVPLGDLRVGGFGGVAGLASYLEVMQIDLLIDATHPFATQISWNAVDAATKVGVPHLMLIRPPWEKVSGDRWIEVDSVTAAAAALQNQSRRVFLTVGRQELAAFAHLKEIWFLMRMIDPPTPDALVPPGMLLCDRGPFTLNNEREILIHHNIDTIVSKNSGGDATYAKIIAARELEVKVVMVNRPATPPGDYVTHVDGALAWIFDKLHE encoded by the coding sequence ATGCGCGTTTTGATTCTGGGTGGGACGGGAGATGCAGCAGAATTAGCTGCGAAACTGGCGAGTATGGAAGGGGTAGAAATAATCACATCCCTAGCTGGTCGCACGCGTCAACCATTAGTTCCTTTGGGTGATTTGCGGGTTGGAGGCTTCGGTGGTGTGGCTGGATTGGCTAGTTATCTGGAAGTAATGCAAATCGATTTGCTAATTGATGCAACCCATCCTTTTGCTACCCAGATTTCCTGGAATGCGGTAGATGCTGCAACCAAAGTTGGAGTACCCCATCTGATGTTAATTCGTCCGCCTTGGGAAAAAGTAAGTGGCGATCGCTGGATTGAAGTTGACAGCGTTACAGCCGCAGCCGCAGCCCTACAAAACCAATCACGGCGAGTGTTTTTGACAGTTGGTAGGCAAGAACTCGCCGCCTTTGCTCACCTCAAGGAAATTTGGTTTCTCATGCGGATGATTGACCCTCCTACCCCTGATGCCTTAGTGCCACCGGGGATGTTATTGTGCGATCGCGGCCCCTTTACCCTCAATAATGAAAGGGAAATCCTGATTCACCACAACATTGATACCATAGTCAGTAAAAATAGCGGTGGCGATGCAACCTACGCCAAAATCATTGCCGCACGAGAACTTGAGGTGAAAGTTGTGATGGTGAATCGTCCAGCCACACCACCAGGCGATTACGTGACTCATGTTGATGGTGCTTTGGCGTGGATATTTGACAAGTTGCATGAATAG
- a CDS encoding IS5 family transposase, whose translation MAYSSNLTDAEWEIFEPLLQEILPTKKQTRPTNWPKRDIFNGILYQLKNGCNWQDLPKDLPPYSTVYWHYKQWRAAGVFEELMSVLHGQVREQVKKKPHWTTLIIIDSQAVKNTCNASVESKGFCFYKATNGIKRHLAIDTLGFPFFTLCTRANVSDDAGLIEMFTLNIDYFKSKPIDIPKITILLDHGYHPEYLTQELERIYPEIMTKIQFQLSTKPSKQEKAAQGKSGFVPAIARWVIERSNAWMERCKILVKNFERTLVSATAKLNICFIRLMIKRLAAPS comes from the coding sequence ATGGCGTATTCCAGCAACCTCACTGATGCAGAATGGGAAATTTTTGAACCCTTATTGCAAGAGATATTACCGACTAAGAAGCAGACTCGACCGACCAACTGGCCAAAGCGAGATATCTTCAATGGAATTCTCTATCAACTAAAAAATGGATGCAATTGGCAAGACTTACCTAAAGACCTCCCCCCTTATTCCACTGTATATTGGCACTACAAACAGTGGCGAGCAGCCGGGGTATTTGAGGAACTGATGAGTGTCTTACATGGACAAGTGCGTGAACAGGTAAAAAAAAAACCGCACTGGACGACATTGATCATCATTGACTCCCAAGCAGTGAAAAATACCTGCAACGCCAGTGTGGAGTCGAAAGGTTTTTGCTTCTACAAAGCCACCAACGGTATTAAAAGGCATTTGGCTATTGACACCCTTGGGTTTCCCTTTTTTACGCTCTGTACTCGCGCCAATGTCTCGGATGATGCCGGATTAATTGAGATGTTTACTCTCAACATCGACTACTTCAAGTCAAAACCTATCGATATTCCCAAGATTACTATCCTGCTAGATCATGGGTATCACCCAGAATATTTGACTCAGGAGTTAGAGCGAATTTACCCAGAGATCATGACCAAAATTCAGTTTCAACTTTCTACGAAACCCTCAAAACAAGAGAAAGCGGCACAAGGAAAATCTGGATTTGTTCCGGCAATAGCTAGATGGGTGATCGAACGCTCCAATGCTTGGATGGAGCGCTGTAAAATTCTGGTTAAGAACTTTGAACGAACCCTGGTTAGTGCCACTGCCAAACTCAATATCTGCTTCATCAGGCTAATGATTAAGAGGCTTGCAGCACCTTCTTAG
- the pstA gene encoding phosphate ABC transporter permease PstA: protein MATSYQRDDSLNSETEFADNVDQRETLGKVFEVLFLLGLLIGLFILALLLFDIFQDGLVRFLSPGFLTETPSRFPDQGGIRPAIVSSVLLGVIVILVTVPIGVGAALYLEEYAPKVWWTAIIEINISNLAGVPSIVYGLLGLGVFNYLLGFGPALISGALTLSLLSLPVIIVTAREAIRAVPDSLRNASYGLGVTKWRTISNHVIPYAIPGILTGVIISVSRAIGDAASLIVVGAVGFLTFDPGLFQRFMALPIQIYSYITRPEPGFASAAAATIIALLLLILVLNGLAIYIRQRFSIS, encoded by the coding sequence ATGGCTACAAGTTATCAACGAGATGATTCTTTGAATTCAGAAACAGAATTTGCTGATAATGTCGATCAAAGAGAGACTTTAGGAAAAGTATTTGAAGTACTTTTTTTGTTAGGATTACTAATTGGTTTATTTATCCTGGCATTGCTACTGTTTGATATTTTCCAAGACGGACTAGTGAGATTTTTGTCACCTGGCTTTCTCACGGAAACACCTTCTCGTTTTCCTGACCAAGGCGGCATTCGTCCTGCTATTGTTAGTAGTGTCCTTCTAGGGGTCATTGTTATTTTAGTCACTGTACCCATTGGTGTGGGAGCAGCTTTATATCTAGAAGAGTATGCACCTAAAGTTTGGTGGACAGCGATTATTGAGATTAATATCAGTAATCTAGCGGGTGTGCCTTCTATTGTCTACGGATTGCTGGGTTTAGGAGTTTTCAATTATTTGCTTGGGTTTGGCCCAGCTTTGATTTCTGGTGCATTGACTTTATCTTTGTTGTCTTTACCAGTAATTATTGTCACAGCTAGAGAAGCAATTCGCGCGGTTCCAGATTCCCTCAGAAATGCTTCTTATGGATTAGGTGTTACCAAATGGCGAACGATTAGCAATCATGTCATACCTTATGCTATTCCCGGTATTTTGACTGGGGTGATTATTTCTGTATCCCGTGCAATTGGTGATGCAGCGTCTCTAATTGTTGTAGGTGCTGTGGGTTTTCTCACCTTTGACCCTGGTTTGTTTCAGAGATTTATGGCATTACCCATTCAAATTTACAGCTATATCACTCGTCCAGAACCAGGTTTTGCTAGTGCAGCAGCAGCCACAATTATTGCATTGTTACTTTTGATTTTAGTTTTAAATGGTCTAGCAATTTATATCAGGCAGCGCTTTTCAATAAGTTAG
- the pstC gene encoding phosphate ABC transporter permease subunit PstC, with translation MQNTNSQDDFDQRFRESLDKNVSEDISEKIVAVILFCCALVSVLTTFGIVVIIFQETFGFFQEVSFAQFFLDTKWTPLFAERHFGIWPLINGTFLTTAIAMAVAIPLGLSSAIYLSEYAQPKVAAVLRPAVELLAGVPTVVYGYFALLFVTPLLRNIIPLEIFNALSAGLMMGVMITPTVGSISLDAIRAVPRSLREGAYAIGITKLETIFKVVLPAALSGIIASIILGISRAVGETMTVLIAAGLQPKLTINFAESIETMTAYMAQISGGDSPRGSLNFKTLYAVGAVLFLITLTLNIVSYWIANRFKEKYE, from the coding sequence ATGCAAAATACCAATTCTCAAGACGATTTTGATCAACGCTTCAGGGAGTCACTGGATAAGAATGTATCTGAAGATATTTCCGAAAAAATTGTTGCAGTGATTTTATTTTGTTGTGCTTTAGTTTCTGTTTTGACTACCTTTGGTATTGTCGTAATTATATTTCAGGAAACATTCGGTTTTTTTCAAGAAGTTTCGTTTGCCCAATTCTTTCTAGATACTAAATGGACACCTCTATTTGCAGAGAGACATTTTGGCATTTGGCCTTTAATTAATGGTACTTTCTTGACTACTGCGATCGCTATGGCAGTTGCTATTCCTTTAGGGTTATCTTCTGCCATTTATTTGAGTGAATATGCTCAACCCAAAGTAGCAGCAGTTTTACGTCCCGCAGTGGAACTTTTAGCAGGAGTACCAACAGTAGTCTATGGTTACTTTGCATTGTTATTTGTTACACCATTACTGCGGAATATTATCCCTCTAGAAATTTTCAACGCCTTGAGTGCTGGATTAATGATGGGGGTAATGATTACTCCTACAGTTGGTTCTATCAGCTTAGATGCTATTCGAGCAGTTCCACGTTCTTTGCGAGAAGGAGCTTATGCTATAGGTATCACTAAACTAGAAACCATTTTTAAAGTAGTCCTCCCAGCCGCACTTTCTGGAATTATAGCCTCGATTATTTTGGGCATTTCTCGCGCTGTTGGCGAAACAATGACTGTGTTAATTGCTGCGGGACTGCAACCGAAACTAACTATTAACTTTGCAGAATCAATAGAAACAATGACCGCTTACATGGCGCAAATTTCTGGTGGTGATAGTCCACGCGGTAGTCTTAATTTCAAGACATTATATGCTGTAGGCGCTGTTTTGTTTTTAATTACCCTAACTTTGAATATTGTTAGTTATTGGATCGCTAATCGCTTTAAAGAAAAGTACGAGTAA
- a CDS encoding PstS family phosphate ABC transporter substrate-binding protein — translation MSFHSGFKNSFLLTSLMLVASSISACSSGQELKSQVSIDGAAVGFPVSLAVAEEYGRSKPEAKVSVASSGTGGGFSKFCNGDIDIAGASRTIRDEEIKKCQSKNIEFVELPIALDGIAVIANRKNNFAKCLTIKELDKIWSAKSDGKILNWNQVNPKFPNEKLKLYAPASDTGTFDYLTQAVTGKAKNGRTDYTPSHNQNLLVQGVSGDEFSLGYVGISYYIQNQEKLNLVAVESPLGKCQKPVPVDNVIKNIYTPLSRPLFIYVSKKSLDTKPAVKEFVDFYLENSWKWVDSVGYVALPDEAYVKVKQKFATGETGTKFKKAKPGEPITNFI, via the coding sequence ATGAGCTTTCATAGCGGATTTAAAAATAGCTTCTTGTTAACGTCTTTAATGCTTGTTGCTAGTAGCATTAGTGCTTGTAGCAGTGGACAGGAATTGAAAAGTCAGGTAAGTATTGATGGTGCAGCTGTAGGTTTTCCTGTTTCTTTAGCAGTTGCAGAAGAATATGGCAGAAGCAAGCCTGAAGCTAAAGTTAGTGTGGCCTCAAGTGGTACTGGTGGAGGTTTCAGTAAATTTTGTAATGGTGATATTGATATAGCTGGTGCTTCTCGTACCATTAGAGATGAAGAAATCAAGAAATGTCAAAGTAAGAATATTGAGTTTGTTGAATTACCTATAGCTTTAGATGGAATTGCTGTGATTGCCAATCGTAAAAATAACTTCGCTAAATGTCTAACTATCAAGGAATTAGACAAGATTTGGAGTGCTAAATCAGATGGCAAAATATTGAATTGGAATCAAGTAAATCCGAAATTTCCTAATGAAAAACTCAAACTATATGCTCCAGCGTCTGATACTGGAACATTCGATTATTTGACTCAAGCTGTTACTGGCAAAGCTAAGAATGGTCGTACAGATTACACTCCCAGTCACAATCAAAATTTACTAGTGCAAGGAGTGTCAGGAGATGAATTTTCGTTGGGTTATGTAGGGATATCTTACTACATTCAAAACCAAGAAAAGCTCAATTTAGTTGCTGTAGAAAGTCCTTTAGGAAAATGTCAAAAACCGGTCCCGGTAGATAACGTGATCAAAAATATCTACACACCTTTGTCTCGTCCTTTGTTTATCTATGTAAGTAAAAAATCTTTAGATACGAAACCAGCAGTCAAAGAATTTGTAGATTTTTATCTAGAAAATTCTTGGAAGTGGGTAGATAGTGTTGGTTATGTGGCTTTACCCGATGAGGCTTACGTTAAGGTAAAACAAAAATTCGCTACTGGTGAAACGGGGACAAAATTCAAAAAAGCCAAACCAGGTGAACCAATCACAAACTTCATATAA
- a CDS encoding sulfate ABC transporter substrate-binding protein, producing MSESQQRTQVGKYLTQVMQIYANKTLDAMQFSYQRRIRSWFNGRTIQSFVSLLLIGAVLSMLVASCSESSSATKADVKLRIVSFSVTKAAHDQIIPKFVEKWKQEHNQNVTFEQSYGGSGAQAAAVIAGSQEADIVHLALPLDVNKIQQAGLIKSGWEIKSPRNGIVSRSVATIVTREGNPKGIYTWQDLAKDGITLIAANPKTSGIAIWEFLGLWGSVTQAGGDETTALDYVTKVYQNTPSLTKDAREASDLFFQKGQGDVLITYENEVILAEKTGTKLPYVVPKINISIDNPVALVDKNIDKHGTRKVAQAFVDYLYSAEAQREFAKLQYRPVNPTVAQEVLSEYPKIDTLFTSQDLGGWDNIEKKFFVDGAIFDKVQAGKKA from the coding sequence ATGAGCGAGTCGCAACAACGGACACAAGTAGGTAAATACCTAACTCAGGTAATGCAGATTTATGCCAATAAAACTTTGGATGCTATGCAATTTTCGTACCAACGCCGAATCAGAAGTTGGTTCAATGGACGTACTATCCAAAGCTTCGTAAGTCTGTTGCTAATAGGCGCTGTTTTAAGTATGTTAGTTGCCTCCTGTTCGGAAAGCAGCTCAGCTACCAAAGCTGATGTAAAGCTGAGAATTGTTTCCTTTTCCGTTACTAAAGCAGCTCACGATCAGATAATTCCTAAATTTGTGGAAAAATGGAAGCAAGAACACAACCAAAACGTCACATTTGAGCAAAGTTATGGGGGTTCTGGCGCTCAAGCGGCTGCTGTCATTGCCGGTTCACAAGAAGCAGACATAGTACATTTGGCACTTCCCCTGGATGTAAATAAAATTCAGCAAGCAGGTTTAATTAAATCAGGTTGGGAAATCAAATCTCCCAGAAATGGTATCGTTAGCAGATCCGTTGCTACTATCGTAACCCGCGAAGGTAATCCTAAAGGTATCTATACTTGGCAAGACTTAGCAAAAGATGGCATCACATTGATTGCGGCTAATCCAAAAACTTCTGGTATTGCTATTTGGGAATTCTTAGGTTTGTGGGGTTCAGTGACTCAAGCAGGAGGTGACGAGACAACAGCGTTAGATTATGTCACCAAAGTCTATCAAAACACCCCTTCACTGACAAAAGATGCTCGTGAAGCTAGCGATTTATTTTTCCAAAAAGGTCAGGGAGATGTCTTAATTACCTACGAAAATGAAGTAATTTTGGCAGAAAAAACTGGAACAAAACTGCCTTATGTCGTACCAAAAATCAATATTTCTATTGATAACCCTGTCGCCTTAGTTGATAAAAACATTGATAAGCACGGGACAAGAAAAGTTGCACAAGCATTTGTTGACTACCTTTATTCGGCAGAAGCTCAACGAGAATTCGCTAAATTACAATATCGTCCTGTTAACCCCACCGTTGCCCAAGAAGTATTATCAGAATATCCCAAAATTGACACTTTATTCACATCTCAAGATTTAGGTGGTTGGGATAATATCGAGAAAAAGTTTTTTGTGGATGGGGCGATTTTTGACAAAGTTCAAGCTGGCAAAAAAGCATAA